One window of Futiania mangrovi genomic DNA carries:
- the queG gene encoding tRNA epoxyqueuosine(34) reductase QueG, with translation MTDAADIRREIEDRLRAEGFEAVAIARTDAAPQAGARLEAWLGEGFHGDMGWMDRPERRHPNALWPAARSVIVAAANYGPADDPLDLLQMRDRAAVSVYARGADYHDVLKARLKRVARWLAETHGADVKVLVDTAGIMEKPLAEAAGLGWQGKHTNLVSREHGSWLFLAEILTDLDLPPDTAETDHCGTCRACLDACPTKAFPAPYRLDARRCISYLTIEHKGHIPAEFRVAMGNRIYGCDDCLAVCPWNKFAHIASEAKFHARAELSRPRLADLANLDDAAFREVFSGSPIKRIGRDRFLRNVLIAIGNSGDPALSGVAERHLADPSALVRAMAVWAVSRLLDGDAFAGLRAAHLPSETDPDVAAEWDTAPA, from the coding sequence ATGACCGACGCTGCCGACATTCGCCGCGAGATCGAGGACCGCCTCCGCGCCGAGGGGTTCGAGGCGGTCGCAATCGCGCGCACCGACGCAGCCCCCCAGGCGGGCGCGCGGCTGGAGGCGTGGCTCGGCGAAGGCTTCCACGGCGACATGGGCTGGATGGACCGGCCAGAGCGGCGGCATCCCAACGCGCTTTGGCCCGCGGCGCGCAGTGTCATCGTCGCGGCGGCGAACTACGGCCCCGCCGACGACCCGCTGGACCTGCTGCAGATGCGCGACCGGGCCGCGGTCTCGGTCTATGCGCGCGGGGCGGACTATCACGACGTCCTGAAGGCGCGGCTGAAGCGGGTTGCGCGCTGGCTGGCCGAAACCCATGGCGCGGACGTCAAGGTGCTGGTCGACACCGCCGGGATCATGGAGAAGCCGCTGGCAGAGGCGGCGGGCCTCGGCTGGCAGGGCAAGCACACGAACCTCGTGAGCCGGGAGCACGGCTCCTGGCTGTTCCTAGCGGAGATCCTGACCGACCTGGACCTGCCGCCGGATACAGCCGAAACGGACCATTGCGGCACCTGCCGGGCCTGCCTCGACGCCTGCCCGACGAAGGCCTTTCCAGCGCCCTACCGGCTGGATGCTCGGCGCTGCATCTCCTACCTTACGATCGAGCACAAGGGGCATATCCCGGCGGAGTTCCGGGTGGCGATGGGCAACAGGATCTATGGCTGCGACGACTGCCTCGCGGTCTGCCCGTGGAACAAGTTCGCCCATATCGCGTCGGAGGCGAAGTTCCACGCCCGCGCAGAGCTTTCCCGCCCGCGCCTCGCCGATCTGGCGAACCTCGACGACGCGGCGTTCCGGGAGGTGTTCTCCGGCTCCCCCATCAAGCGGATCGGGCGCGACCGCTTCCTGCGCAATGTGCTGATCGCCATCGGAAACTCCGGCGATCCGGCGTTGTCCGGGGTTGCGGAGCGGCACCTTGCCGACCCCTCGGCGCTCGTTCGCGCCATGGCCGTCTGGGCGGTCTCCCGCCTGCTGGACGGGGATGCGTTCGCGGGCCTGCGGGCGGCACATCTGCCAAGCGAGACGGATCCGGACGTCGCCGCCGAGTGGGACACCGCGCCCGCCTGA
- a CDS encoding glycosyltransferase family 4 protein, translating to MTQTRMPTVLQVIPALDAGGAERGCVDVALALARAGGTAIVASEGGRLAGELERGGARHVTLPLASKNPRTMWANAARLADLIAETGADVIHARSRAPAWSALRAARRTGAHFVTTYHGVYNARGPLKRLYNSVMARGERVVAISDFVAAHVRATYPFAADRIVTIPRGIDIARFSPASVTEVRKVRLLEQWGLLDDPRKILFLPGRLTRWKGQAVMIEAAALLRARRDDFVCVIAGDAQGRDAYESELGRMVRERGLEHFVKLPGHLVDISAGYALCDIAISASIEPEAFGRVPVEAQAMERPVIATAHGGAAETVIDGVTGFLVPPGDAKALAAGLDACLDLGPRYRAEMGARGRAHVQDTYTVGRMCASYIEVYKSLCD from the coding sequence TTGACCCAGACCCGCATGCCCACGGTGCTCCAGGTGATCCCCGCGCTCGATGCAGGCGGCGCGGAACGCGGCTGCGTCGACGTGGCGCTCGCGCTCGCCAGGGCCGGCGGCACGGCGATCGTCGCGTCGGAGGGCGGGCGTCTCGCGGGAGAGCTGGAACGCGGCGGCGCCCGCCATGTCACCCTGCCGCTCGCCTCGAAGAACCCGCGCACCATGTGGGCGAACGCCGCCCGCCTCGCCGACCTGATCGCGGAGACCGGCGCGGACGTGATCCATGCCCGCTCGCGCGCACCGGCGTGGAGCGCGCTCCGGGCCGCGCGGCGGACGGGTGCGCATTTCGTCACCACCTACCACGGCGTCTACAATGCACGCGGGCCGCTGAAGCGCCTCTACAACTCCGTGATGGCGCGTGGCGAGCGGGTCGTCGCGATCTCGGACTTCGTGGCCGCCCACGTGCGCGCGACCTATCCCTTTGCCGCGGACCGCATCGTGACGATCCCGCGCGGCATCGACATCGCCCGGTTCTCGCCCGCCTCGGTGACGGAGGTGCGCAAGGTCCGCCTGCTGGAGCAATGGGGGCTGCTCGACGACCCGCGCAAGATCCTGTTCCTGCCGGGCCGCCTCACCCGCTGGAAGGGGCAGGCCGTGATGATCGAGGCCGCCGCCCTGCTGCGTGCGCGGCGCGACGACTTCGTCTGCGTGATCGCGGGCGATGCGCAGGGCCGCGACGCCTACGAGAGCGAGCTTGGCCGGATGGTGCGGGAGCGCGGGCTGGAGCATTTCGTGAAGCTGCCGGGTCACCTCGTCGACATTTCCGCCGGCTACGCGCTGTGCGACATCGCGATCTCCGCCTCCATCGAGCCGGAAGCCTTCGGGCGCGTGCCGGTCGAGGCGCAGGCAATGGAACGGCCGGTGATCGCCACCGCCCACGGCGGCGCGGCGGAGACCGTGATCGACGGGGTGACGGGCTTCCTCGTCCCGCCGGGCGATGCGAAGGCGCTGGCCGCGGGCCTCGACGCCTGCCTCGACCTCGGGCCTCGCTACCGGGCGGAGATGGGCGCCAGGGGCCGCGCGCACGTGCAGGACACCTACACGGTGGGGCGGATGTGCGCGTCCTATATTGAGGTCTATAAATCTCTTTGCGATTGA
- a CDS encoding SDR family oxidoreductase produces MPRLFCFGYGYSAARLGQRLQARGWTAAGTCRTQEKAERLRAQGVEAFLFDRDRPLADPRAALAGATHLLASVPPDARGDPVLDHHAADIAAIAGGIAWAGYLSTTGVYGDRAGGWVDEESALEPSTERGRRRLAAEQGWCALMHEHGLPVHLFRLAGIYGPGRSQIDGVRDGTAKRIVKPGQIFSRIHVDDIAGVLEASIDRPNPGRVYNVCDNEPAPPADVVAHAARLLGVSPPSEVAFEEADLSPMARSFYSESKRVSNVRIREELGVTLTHPTYREGLAAILAAEERGRA; encoded by the coding sequence ATGCCCAGGCTTTTCTGCTTCGGTTACGGCTATTCTGCGGCACGGCTCGGCCAGCGGCTTCAGGCGCGCGGCTGGACGGCCGCGGGGACGTGCCGCACGCAGGAAAAGGCCGAACGGCTCCGCGCGCAAGGGGTCGAGGCCTTCCTGTTCGACCGGGACCGCCCGCTTGCCGACCCGCGCGCGGCCCTTGCCGGTGCGACGCACCTGCTCGCGTCCGTGCCGCCAGACGCCCGGGGCGACCCCGTCCTCGACCACCACGCGGCCGACATCGCCGCCATCGCGGGCGGAATCGCGTGGGCGGGATACCTGTCGACGACCGGCGTCTATGGCGACCGCGCGGGCGGCTGGGTCGACGAGGAGAGCGCGCTGGAGCCCTCGACAGAGCGCGGGCGGCGGCGGCTCGCTGCCGAGCAGGGCTGGTGCGCCCTCATGCACGAGCATGGCCTTCCCGTGCACCTCTTCCGGCTCGCAGGCATCTACGGGCCGGGGCGCAGCCAGATCGACGGTGTGCGCGACGGCACCGCGAAACGCATCGTCAAGCCGGGCCAGATCTTCTCGCGCATCCATGTGGACGACATCGCGGGCGTGCTTGAGGCCTCCATCGACCGCCCGAACCCGGGCCGGGTCTACAATGTGTGCGATAACGAGCCCGCCCCGCCGGCCGACGTCGTCGCCCATGCCGCCCGCCTGCTGGGCGTGAGCCCGCCGTCCGAGGTGGCGTTCGAGGAGGCCGACCTCTCCCCCATGGCGCGCAGCTTCTATTCGGAATCGAAGCGCGTCTCGAACGTCCGCATCCGCGAGGAACTGGGCGTGACACTCACCCACCCCACCTACCGGGAGGGGCTGGCGGCGATCCTGGCGGCGGAGGAGCGTGGGCGGGCCTGA
- a CDS encoding glutathione S-transferase family protein, protein MRRLIHLPLSPFCRKIRLVLEEKGLDYRLVTEKVWLRRPQFLAVNPAGTVPVFIDDDGTRVCDSLAIGEYLEERYADPPLMPVTAADKAEVRRLVYWFDLKFHQEVTANLLYEKVNKRLMGTGTPDSQAIRAGLDNIKYHLEYIGWLVDRRNWLAGEAMTLADLAAAAHLSTLDYIGNVPWDRFPPARDWYQRLKSRKSFRPLLADAVPGIPPPAHYADLDF, encoded by the coding sequence ATGCGCCGGCTGATTCATCTTCCGCTGTCGCCCTTCTGCCGCAAGATCCGTCTCGTCCTTGAGGAGAAGGGCCTCGACTACCGCCTGGTAACCGAAAAGGTGTGGCTCAGGCGGCCGCAATTCCTCGCGGTCAATCCCGCGGGCACCGTCCCCGTCTTCATCGACGACGACGGAACGCGGGTGTGCGACAGTCTCGCCATCGGGGAGTACCTCGAGGAACGCTACGCCGATCCGCCGCTGATGCCCGTCACGGCGGCGGACAAGGCGGAGGTGCGCCGCCTCGTCTACTGGTTCGACCTGAAGTTCCACCAGGAGGTGACCGCGAACCTGCTCTACGAGAAGGTCAACAAGCGGCTGATGGGGACGGGCACGCCCGACAGCCAGGCGATCCGCGCGGGCCTCGACAACATCAAGTACCACCTGGAATACATCGGCTGGCTGGTCGACCGGCGGAACTGGCTCGCGGGAGAGGCGATGACGCTCGCCGACCTCGCGGCGGCGGCGCATCTCTCCACCCTCGACTACATCGGCAACGTGCCGTGGGACCGCTTTCCGCCAGCCCGCGACTGGTACCAGCGGCTGAAGTCGCGCAAGAGCTTCCGCCCGCTGCTGGCCGACGCGGTTCCCGGAATTCCGCCGCCCGCGCACTACGCAGACCTTGACTTCTGA
- the mtgA gene encoding monofunctional biosynthetic peptidoglycan transglycosylase: MRARLRDWARAALATLVVLAGLSIAWVALYRAVDPPITSPMLADRLAGREVVRSNLPLDALGPRIAWAAIAAEDARFCLHPGFDLEEIGRAIEAWRNGAALRGASTISQQTAKNAFLWNGRSWLRKGLEVWFTVLIEVLWPKERILEVYLNIAEWGPGIYGADAAARHHFGVAARDLGVGQAAALASILPNPKAWRVDSPSLADRRRTVARGMGDVRLVLGECLPFARE; the protein is encoded by the coding sequence TTGCGTGCGCGCCTGCGCGACTGGGCGCGCGCGGCGCTTGCCACGCTCGTCGTGCTCGCGGGGCTCAGCATCGCCTGGGTCGCTCTCTACCGCGCCGTCGACCCTCCCATCACCAGCCCGATGCTGGCCGACCGGCTCGCAGGGCGCGAGGTCGTGCGTTCGAACCTGCCCCTCGACGCCCTCGGCCCCCGGATCGCCTGGGCCGCCATCGCGGCGGAGGACGCGCGCTTCTGCCTGCATCCCGGCTTCGACCTGGAGGAGATCGGCCGCGCCATAGAGGCGTGGCGGAACGGCGCGGCCCTGCGCGGGGCCAGCACGATCAGCCAGCAGACCGCGAAGAACGCCTTCCTGTGGAACGGGCGGTCGTGGCTGCGCAAGGGGCTGGAGGTCTGGTTCACGGTCCTGATCGAGGTGCTGTGGCCGAAGGAACGTATCCTGGAGGTCTATCTCAATATCGCCGAATGGGGCCCCGGCATCTATGGCGCGGACGCCGCCGCTCGGCACCACTTCGGCGTCGCGGCACGCGACCTCGGCGTGGGCCAGGCGGCAGCGCTCGCCTCGATCCTGCCGAACCCGAAGGCATGGCGCGTGGACAGTCCGTCGCTCGCCGACCGGCGGCGCACTGTCGCGCGCGGCATGGGCGACGTGCGTCTCGTCCTCGGCGAGTGCCTGCCGTTCGCGCGGGAGTAA
- a CDS encoding alpha/beta hydrolase, with amino-acid sequence MATTQYFQPLDRPRLAYSKRQASGAMERRAGVIFMGGFRSDMQGTKALFLDEWAGERGRSYLRFDYSGHGSSEGVFEDLCLGDWIADARDMVRLMTTGPQVVVGSSMGGWIALHAALALPHAVRGLVGIAAAPDFTEDLMWAEFSDEIRAEIMETGVYYEPSEYSDEPYAITRRLIEDGRKHLLLRAPIPLDIPVRLLQGMKDADVPWERALKLAGAIAHDDVRVTLLKGGDHRLSTPEDLDLLAATLDEVCAAVDARLGG; translated from the coding sequence ATGGCGACGACACAGTATTTCCAACCGCTCGACCGGCCCCGTCTTGCCTATAGCAAACGACAGGCCTCCGGCGCCATGGAAAGGCGCGCGGGCGTGATCTTCATGGGCGGGTTCCGTTCCGACATGCAGGGGACGAAGGCGCTCTTCCTCGACGAATGGGCGGGCGAGCGCGGCCGCTCCTACCTGCGCTTCGACTATTCCGGGCACGGGTCCTCCGAGGGCGTGTTCGAGGACTTGTGCCTCGGCGACTGGATCGCGGACGCGCGCGACATGGTGCGGCTGATGACGACCGGCCCACAGGTCGTGGTGGGGTCGAGCATGGGCGGCTGGATCGCGCTGCACGCAGCACTTGCCCTGCCGCACGCGGTGCGCGGGCTCGTCGGCATCGCGGCGGCGCCGGACTTCACCGAGGACCTGATGTGGGCGGAGTTCTCCGACGAGATCCGCGCGGAGATCATGGAGACGGGCGTCTATTACGAGCCGTCGGAGTATTCGGACGAGCCCTACGCGATCACGCGCCGCCTCATCGAGGACGGGCGCAAGCACCTGCTTCTGCGCGCGCCCATCCCGCTCGACATTCCCGTGCGGCTCCTGCAGGGCATGAAGGACGCTGACGTGCCGTGGGAAAGGGCGCTGAAGCTTGCCGGCGCCATCGCCCATGACGACGTGCGCGTGACGCTGCTGAAGGGCGGGGACCACCGGCTGTCGACGCCGGAAGACCTCGACCTGCTCGCCGCGACGCTCGACGAGGTGTGCGCGGCAGTCGACGCGCGGCTCGGGGGCTGA
- a CDS encoding tetratricopeptide repeat protein yields the protein MTRTPFIRTPFLLACLCGPLVLAGPVPARAAEVASYEECLVLAASDPDAAYEAARGWEGLGGGLPARHCAGLALVAAGLPEAGAEVLQALADEPGMGGREARASVLEQAASAWMVAGKPRHAIAALDAGLVLVPGDPDLLGDRGRAKGLIEDDAGAIADLTAALEAAPGRAGLLVLRAVSYRYEGQFDAALADLARALELAPGKPEALLERGLTRERTGDIDGARADYVAVLAQVGEGPTAEAARDALETLDVKPGG from the coding sequence ATGACACGCACCCCTTTCATCCGGACGCCGTTCCTTCTCGCCTGCCTATGTGGACCGCTGGTGCTGGCGGGTCCAGTCCCGGCGCGTGCCGCGGAGGTTGCCTCCTACGAGGAATGTCTTGTGCTTGCCGCATCCGACCCGGATGCGGCCTACGAGGCCGCGCGCGGCTGGGAGGGGTTGGGCGGCGGCCTGCCGGCGCGCCATTGCGCAGGGCTAGCGCTCGTCGCGGCGGGCCTGCCCGAGGCGGGTGCGGAGGTGTTGCAGGCGCTCGCCGACGAGCCCGGCATGGGCGGGCGGGAGGCACGTGCCAGTGTGCTGGAGCAGGCCGCGAGCGCATGGATGGTCGCGGGCAAGCCGCGCCATGCCATCGCCGCGCTCGATGCAGGGCTCGTGCTCGTGCCGGGCGACCCGGACCTTCTGGGCGACCGGGGCCGCGCCAAGGGCCTGATCGAGGACGACGCGGGCGCCATCGCCGACCTGACCGCCGCGCTGGAGGCCGCGCCGGGCCGCGCCGGCCTGCTGGTGCTGCGGGCCGTGTCCTACCGCTACGAGGGCCAGTTCGACGCCGCGCTGGCGGATCTCGCGCGCGCGCTCGAGCTTGCGCCGGGCAAGCCCGAGGCGTTGCTCGAACGCGGGCTGACGCGGGAGAGGACGGGCGACATCGACGGGGCGCGCGCCGACTATGTGGCCGTGCTAGCGCAGGTGGGCGAGGGGCCGACGGCGGAGGCCGCGCGCGACGCGCTCGAAACCCTCGACGTGAAGCCCGGCGGCTGA
- a CDS encoding multicopper oxidase family protein, whose amino-acid sequence MSVREITRPTRRQVLAGGVALAGGAALGGLPGIARAAVSGNGRTVEAGAARVGLLGANWPETDVWAFDGRVPGHVLRVRRGEEVDVTLSNALAEDTTIHWHGLRLPNAMDGVPHVTQAPVAPGETFRYRFAAQDAGTFWYHPHSRSYEQVARGLFGALVVEEETPPAVDRDLLWVLADFRMTREGAIAEDFENRHDLTHAGRLGNTVTINGQVPDRVPVRAGERVRLRLVNAAVARGFTLGFGSLAPAVIALDGQPVPVHAAPDGRVVLTPGQRADLILDIPAEPGSVVEVVDGHYRGQDYRLVSLAAGPDAPLRTHVADVPALAPNPLLAEPDFERAETYVLEMGGGMMSGMSSAIVDGQDMGLREMVMRHGLAWAINGIAMTHDYLAQPLMTLGLGRSYVLDFRNDTAFEHPMHLHGHHVRVLRVNGEKVPHAPWRDTVNVPPRGRAEVAFVADNPGDWMLHCHVLAHQHGGMMGLVRVG is encoded by the coding sequence ATGTCGGTGAGGGAGATAACGCGCCCGACGCGGCGGCAGGTTCTGGCGGGCGGGGTTGCGCTCGCCGGCGGCGCGGCGCTCGGCGGTTTGCCGGGCATCGCGCGGGCGGCGGTTTCGGGGAATGGCCGGACGGTCGAGGCCGGGGCCGCGCGTGTCGGCCTTCTGGGCGCGAACTGGCCCGAGACGGACGTCTGGGCCTTCGACGGGCGTGTGCCGGGCCATGTGCTGCGGGTCCGGCGCGGGGAGGAGGTGGACGTCACCCTCTCCAACGCGCTGGCCGAGGACACGACGATCCATTGGCACGGGCTGCGCCTGCCGAACGCCATGGACGGGGTGCCGCACGTGACGCAAGCCCCGGTCGCGCCCGGTGAGACCTTCCGCTACCGCTTCGCCGCGCAGGACGCGGGCACCTTCTGGTACCACCCGCACTCGCGGTCCTACGAGCAGGTGGCGCGCGGCCTCTTCGGCGCGCTGGTGGTGGAGGAGGAGACCCCGCCCGCCGTCGACCGCGACCTGCTCTGGGTGCTCGCCGACTTCCGCATGACGCGGGAGGGCGCAATCGCGGAGGATTTCGAGAATCGCCACGACCTGACGCATGCCGGGCGCCTCGGCAACACGGTGACGATCAACGGGCAGGTGCCGGACCGGGTGCCTGTGCGCGCGGGCGAGCGGGTGCGCCTGCGCCTCGTCAACGCTGCGGTCGCGCGCGGCTTCACGCTCGGGTTCGGCAGTCTCGCGCCCGCCGTGATCGCGCTCGACGGTCAGCCCGTGCCGGTGCATGCCGCGCCGGACGGGCGGGTCGTGCTGACGCCGGGCCAGCGCGCCGACCTGATCCTCGACATCCCCGCCGAGCCGGGCAGCGTCGTCGAGGTAGTGGACGGGCATTACCGCGGCCAGGACTACCGCCTCGTCAGCCTCGCGGCCGGGCCGGACGCGCCGCTGCGCACGCACGTGGCCGATGTGCCGGCGCTTGCCCCCAACCCGCTGCTCGCCGAGCCCGATTTCGAGCGTGCCGAAACCTATGTGCTCGAGATGGGCGGCGGCATGATGAGTGGCATGTCGAGCGCCATCGTCGACGGGCAGGACATGGGTCTGCGCGAGATGGTCATGCGCCACGGCCTCGCCTGGGCGATCAACGGCATCGCCATGACGCACGATTATTTGGCGCAGCCTCTGATGACCCTTGGGCTGGGGCGGTCCTATGTGCTCGACTTCCGCAACGACACCGCGTTCGAGCATCCGATGCACCTGCACGGCCATCACGTCCGGGTGCTGCGCGTGAACGGGGAAAAGGTGCCCCACGCCCCCTGGCGCGACACCGTGAACGTGCCGCCGCGCGGCCGTGCCGAGGTCGCCTTCGTCGCCGACAATCCGGGCGACTGGATGCTGCACTGCCACGTCCTCGCGCACCAGCACGGGGGCATGATGGGTTTGGTGCGCGTGGGCTAG